GAGAGCATTCTCGGCGGCACCGCGTGAGCTGGCTTCGATCAGGTCAGCAATTGCCTCGGCCTGGGCGAGATCGAGCTTGTCGTTGAGGAAGGCACGTTCGGAGAACTCTCCGGGTCTGGCGAGACGCGTGCCGAGTTCGACACAGCGCTCCAGCAGCATGTCCATGATCACAGGCCCACCGTGTCCCTGAAGCTCAAGGACATCTTCACCGGTGAAGGAGTTGGGGCCGCGGAAGAATAGTGCAATGCCCTCATCAATGGTGCCCTGAGAGCCACGGAAGGGCCCATAGTAGGCCTGGCGAGGCGTAGGGCAGTGCCCCAGCACTTGCGTGGCGATCGCCTCACAGGCAGGCCCTGAGACGCGAATGATGCCTACACCGCCACGGCCTGGAGCCGTGGCCAGAGCGGTGATGCTGTCCTGGGTATAGAGTCGCTGGGTCATGATGGGCTTCCTTGAATATCAGGGCCATTGTCCGAGGACGGATGGCATTTGGCCACCCTGAAAAGCCGAACCCCCGCACGGCAGGCGGGGGTTCGGTACATCGAGACTACAGAGACCTTATTTGGTCTTCAGGTCCTTGCCGACATTGGGATCGTCCTGGACCTTGCGGGTGATCATGTACTGCTGGGCGATCGAGATGCAGTTGTTGCATACCCAGTAGATGACCAGACCGGCCGGGAACCACAGGAAGAAGAAGGTGAAGATGATCGGCAACATCTTCATGATCTTCGCCTGCATGGGATCCGGAGGCGTCGGGTTGAGCTGCTGCTGAACGAACATCGAAGCGCCCATCAGGATAGGCAGCACGAAGTACGGGTCCTTCACCGACAGATCCTGGATCCACAGCATGAAGGGTGCGTGACGTAGCTCAACCGACTCCAGCAGCATCCAGTAAAGTGCAATGAACACTGGCATCTGAATCAGGATCGGCAGACAGCCGCCCAGAGGATTGATCTTTTCCTTCTGGTAGAACTTCATCATCTCCTGGGACATCTTCTGACGATCATCGCCGAAGCGTTCCTTGAGACGCTGCATTTCCGGGCCGAGCTTACGCATCCGCGCCATGGACTTGTAGGCCTTGGCCGATAGCGGCCACAGCGCAGTCTTGACCATCAGGGTCAGGATCACGATCGACCAGCCCCAGTTTCCGATCAGGCTGTGGATGTGATCAAGCAGCCAGAACAGCGGATTGGCGATGAACCACAGCCAGCCAAAGTCGACAGTCAGCTCGAGATTGGGAGCTACGGCTTCCAGGCGTTCCTGGATCTTGGGGCCCATGTACAGAGTCGCCGCCAGAGTGGCATCTGCACCCGGCTCGATGGTCTGAGACTGGCCGGCGAAGGCGGCAATGTTGTGTTGCCTGGAATCCGTTGTCGCGTAGTAGAGGTTTTGCTGCTTTTCCGGTGGTACCCAGGCAGAGGTGAAGTAGTGCTGGATAATTGCGACCCAGCCGCCATCAGCTTCACGGTTTGCGAACTTGCCCGCCTGAATGTCCTCGAAATCGATCTTCTCGTAACGGTTCTCCGGAGAGGAGTAGGCGGCGCCCAGGAAGGAGCGCATTCCCATCTTCGGTCCGGTGGACGGATCCGGATTGCTGTCGCGAACCAGTTGACCGATGAAGCGGGCGCTGACCGCGTTGCCGCTGTCGTTGGCGAGCAGGTAAGACACGTTCACTGCGTAGTCGTCACGCTTGAAGGTAAAGCGCTTGATGATATCGACGCCATTGACGGTGGCGGTCATGTCCACCTGCAGCTCATTCTGGCCGTCGACCATGCGATATTCAGTCTTCTCCGGGGAGAAGGAAATACGACCGGAGTTACCGTCCAGCTGCAGGCCGGAACGCGCCACGTAGCTCAGTGTATTGTTGTCAGCCAACAGCACATAGGGCCGATCACCGTCCTGACTCATCAGGTGCTCGGGCAGTGCAGCATAGACGACGTCGCCACCCTCTGGATCAATGCGTACATCAAGTACGTCGGTGATGACTGCTACCAGGTCGCGGGTGTCGGTTGTTGCAGCTTCTGTTGCAGCTTCGGTTCCCGGGAGCTCATTGCTGACAGTATTGCCAGAGGAGTCTGGTGCGGTGAGGCTGTTGGAAGAGTCTTCCTGCTGCGGGGCGGCATTACTGGTAATGGCCGGAGCGTCCGGCGCAGAGGGAAGCTGACCATAATCCTGGTTCCACTGCACCATGATCAGGTAAGCGAGCACCGCCAGGGGGATCAGCAAAAGTAGTCGTTTTACGTCCATGAGGGGTCTGCCCGATGGGAAGTGAACAATCCAGTGGCGTCCGTCTGGGCGCCGACGCCTGGGAGAAATACACCAAAGCCTGCCAGAGGCAGGCCAGGGTCCGTACGCAAACATTCTGCGATGAGTGAGGTGACGTCAATGCTATCGACGTTGGGCTCGTACATGCGCATAGATGGTGTCATCGCATCGATGGGATGCCGCACAGCTTTATCCGCGGCGCTGGTGAGCGGCGGAGGAGTGGGAGGCCGTCGAGGAGCGAGAGGGTCGGGTCGACTTCTCGGCCTCGCGCTCGAGGCGGCGCCACATGCCGAACAGCTGACGATGCAAGGTGTCGTTGTCGACCTCGTTGACGCCACGTCTTGCCAGCAGAACGATATCCACACCGGGAAGTCGATGCTGAGAATGGCGTACGGATTCGCG
This Halomonas huangheensis DNA region includes the following protein-coding sequences:
- the yidC gene encoding membrane protein insertase YidC, which translates into the protein MDVKRLLLLIPLAVLAYLIMVQWNQDYGQLPSAPDAPAITSNAAPQQEDSSNSLTAPDSSGNTVSNELPGTEAATEAATTDTRDLVAVITDVLDVRIDPEGGDVVYAALPEHLMSQDGDRPYVLLADNNTLSYVARSGLQLDGNSGRISFSPEKTEYRMVDGQNELQVDMTATVNGVDIIKRFTFKRDDYAVNVSYLLANDSGNAVSARFIGQLVRDSNPDPSTGPKMGMRSFLGAAYSSPENRYEKIDFEDIQAGKFANREADGGWVAIIQHYFTSAWVPPEKQQNLYYATTDSRQHNIAAFAGQSQTIEPGADATLAATLYMGPKIQERLEAVAPNLELTVDFGWLWFIANPLFWLLDHIHSLIGNWGWSIVILTLMVKTALWPLSAKAYKSMARMRKLGPEMQRLKERFGDDRQKMSQEMMKFYQKEKINPLGGCLPILIQMPVFIALYWMLLESVELRHAPFMLWIQDLSVKDPYFVLPILMGASMFVQQQLNPTPPDPMQAKIMKMLPIIFTFFFLWFPAGLVIYWVCNNCISIAQQYMITRKVQDDPNVGKDLKTK
- the rnpA gene encoding ribonuclease P protein component, which codes for MTCLTFPRHYRLLTAGDYRRVFDTAVYKVHGKGLMALATPNDLGHPRLGLVFSKKNVRRAVDRNRLKRLARESVRHSQHRLPGVDIVLLARRGVNEVDNDTLHRQLFGMWRRLEREAEKSTRPSRSSTASHSSAAHQRRG